CGCCCAGCGCGTCCGCCACGAACATCGGCCCGAGCGCCGAGCCGCCGATGCCGACGCAGAGGAGGTCGGTGAACCGCCCGCCCGCGGGCGGCCGCAGCCGGCCGGCGTGCACGTCGGCCGCGAACGCCTGCACGCGGCGGGCGGCCTCCTCGATCTCGCGCCGCAGCTCCGGCGTCGGGGCGCGCGCCGGGTCGCGGAGCCAGTAGTGGCCGACCCGCCGCCCCTCGTCCGGGTTCGCGAGGGCGCCCGCCTCCAGCGCGTCCATGGCCTCGAAGGCGCGCGCCAGCGCCGGCGCGGTGCGCTCGACGAAGGCGCCGTCGTACCCCATCCGGCTCGGATCCACGGTGAGTCCCACCTCGGGGACCCCGCAGAGGAGCTCTCCGTACCGCTGCCACGCCGCGCTCGCCGCCATCGGTGCCACCTCCGGTCGCGGCGGAGTCTAGCCGCGAGCGGCGCCCGGCGCCTGCCCGATCAGGCGCTGGCGCCGGGCTCGGCGGCGGCGGCGGCCGGCGCGGCGGGGACGGCGGTGCGGGCTTGGACGGCGGCCGGCGGCGTGCGCAGCTCGCGCACCACGCCCAGGGCGGCGAGCGCGCGCAGCGCGTACCAGGTCACGTCGATCTCCCACCAGAACCACCCCTGGTTGGCGGTCGACTGGTAGTGATGGTGGTTGTTGTGCCAGCCCTCCCCGAGGGTGGCGAGCGCGATGAGGAGGCTGTTGCGCGAGCCGTCCGCCGTGTCGTAACGGCGGCGCCCGATGACGTGCGCCAGCGAGTTCACGAGGAAGGTCCCGTGCCAGAGGAACGTGGTCGAAACGAAGTAGCCCCACAGGAGGGCCGGCATCCCGCCGAGCGCGAGGAGCAGCGCCGCGTAGGCGATGGGCGGCACGACGTGGAAGCGGTCGAGCCACCGGAGCTCGGGGTAGCGGGCGAAGTCCTTGATGTGGTCGAGCCGGGTCTCGTCGTAGCGCGTGCAGAGGATCCAGCCGGCGTGGCTCCACCAGAACCCGCGCTGCAGCGGCGAGTGGATGTCCTCGGGCTGGTCGGAGTAGCGGTGGTGGTGCCGGTGGTGCGCGGCCCACCACAGGGCGCCCTTCTGCGTGCAGGTGCCGCCCAGGAAGGCGAGCGCCAGCTGGAAGGCGCGCCCCGTCTTGTAGGAGCGGTGGGCGAAGTAGCGGTGGTAGCCGGCCGTGATGCCGAACATCCGGAGCGCGTAGCTGCCGGCGGCCAGCGCCACCAGCTTCCAGGAGAACGGCCCGGCGACGAGCGTCGCGACCGCCACCGCGTGCACGGCGAAGAACGGCGCGGACTTGAGCCAGTGGATGCGATCGGGGGACCTCGGCGCCCGGGCGGCGTCGGACATGCTCGACCTCGTTTTGACGTGCGTCAATCGCACCGCGGGAAGATGCCGGGCCCGTGTCATGGGCGCGTCATGACGCTCGCCACCCGGGCGGCCGGGCGAGGGACCGTGCACCTCCCGGGAGCGCCAGCCGAACGTGCCGTTCGCGGGGCGCGGGCGCAGTGTTGACGTGGCATGGAGCACGGAGGACATCCCGAGGTGCTCGAGCTCGAGCCCAGCGCTGCCCCGGGCGTCAGCCGGGAGGCGGCCATCCGGCTCATGGCGGAGGCGCTGCCGCTCGCCGGCTACGGCGGCGTGCGCGCCGACCTGCCGGGCTGGGAGGTGCCGGAGGTCATCCACGGCGCCATGAAGGACCACCGGCCGAGCCTCTTCTGCCAGTCCCCCAAGCCCGTCTTCTTCGACGTGGTGGCGGCGCAGGGCACCCTCACCCTCGAGGACCTCGCGAGCCGCTGGCAGCTCTTCGCGAGCGCCGCCGAGCTCACGCACGGCGAGTTCCACGTGGTCGTGCCGCGCTGGGTCGCGAACCGCGACGGGCGCCAGGTCGCGAAGCAGATCGCCGAGCTGGTCGGGGTGAAGATCGGCTTCATCTGGGCGATCTGAGCGCCCGGGCGGCCCCTCACCGCCGCGGGAGGACGGGCGGCGGTGCCTCGACGCTCTCCGGCTCCTTGATGTCCTCGTCCGGCCGGGCCGCCAGCTCGACCGCGCGCAGGAACGCGATCACCTGGCCCACGGCGGCCGGGGTGAGCTCGGGCGCGCCGGCCCCCGCCGAGGTGCGCTGGAGGTGGAGCCGCAGCCGCGCCGTCACCGCGGACGGGTCGCCCTTCACCAGGCCGGCCCCGAGCGCCGGCCCGCGCGTCCCTCCGGCGCCGTGCAGCCGGTGGCAGCCGAGGCAGGAGGTGGCGAGCACGTCGGCGCCGAGGCGGGCGGCGTCGCTCGCGCCGGGCGGCACGCGCAGGGCCTTGCCGTAGGTGGCGAGCCAGCTCACCAGCTCCACCCGGCGCACCCCGCCGAGCCACCACCAGCGCAGCCGCGGGTCGCTGTCGATGCCGGGCGCGTCGAGGTTGGGCCAGGCGAGCTGGAGCGGGGCGGCCTCGCGGCGCCAGGCGCCGATCGGCGCGTCGCCCGCCTGGTCCGCCAGCACGGGCTTGAGCTGCCGCACGCTGACGAGCGGCACCGCCGCGGCGCGGCCCCCCTCGCCGCGGAAGACCACCGTGTCGGCCCCGCGCTCGACCTCGAGCGTGTCGCCGAGGAGCGGCGCCAGCGCCAGCCCCTCGAAACGCACGCGCTCGCCCCCGGGTGGCACCGCCTCGAAGGCCCGCCGCGCCAGCGACTCCAGGTCGGTGGTGCCCAGGACCGCCGGCCCCTTCTCCACCTTGCCCTCGAACGTCACCACCGGCTCGCCGCGCGTCACGAACGGCCGTCCGCCGGAGCAGGCGAGGAGCGCGACCGCGAGGGCGAGACGCGTTCTCATGCAGCGGCTTTTACGCTACATTGCCGCCGCCTTCCCACCTCAATCGGAGACGAGCACCATGGCGCGAGCCTTCATCGGGACCACCGAGTGCCAGGTCACGGTCGACAAAGACCTCGGCGACAGCTGGGCCGTGGCGGTGGTGCCGCCACCCCCCTCGCGCAAGGGCGAGCGCTCGCTGGCGCCGCTCGTGGTGAAGCTGCAGGGCGAGGACAAGGAGAAGATCACGAAGGGCGCCCTCGAGATCCTCCAGCAGCGCGGCCAGATCGACCGCTTCGAGCTGTGATCGCGCGGCCCTGAGCCGGCCCGGTGCGCGCTCCGGCGCGTCCCACGTTTCACCGACAGACGATGGGATGCGCTGTACCCCTCACGGGGGCGATGGTAGGATCATGCTTTGATCCTGCGTATTTGAGCGAGCGCGTCCATGTCCGAGCCGGCCTCCGCGGTAGCTCCGTCCTCGCCGTCCGCCGATCAGCCCCTCCCCGAATCCGCGGAGCATCCGGCCCCCGCCGCGCAGCCGGCCTCCACCGCCGGCGAGCTGCCGGCGAGCCCGCCGGTGGACTGGGCCGCCCAGGCCGCCCTCTTCGAGCGCGAGGCAAAGGGGGCCGCCACCCCGGCCGCCGCCGCCGCGCTGCTCTTCGAAGCGGGCCGCCTGCGGGCCGAGCACCTCGGCGACCGCGACGGCGCCGAGGCGCTCTGGCGCGCGGCCGCCCAGGCGGACCCGGGCTTCGGGCCGGCGGCGCGCGCCGACGCGCAGGCCGCGGAGGAGCGCGCCCGCGCCCTGGGCCACCACGACGACCGCATCCGCGCCCTGGAGCGGTGCGCCGAGCTCTCCGCCCCCGCCGCGGCGGCGCCCCTGCTGGCCGCGGCCGCGGCCGTGGCGGAGGAGCGCCTCGAGCGCCCGGCGCTGGCGGCGGACCTGGCGCTGCGCGCGTTCGATCTCGCCCCGGGCGACGCGGCGCTGCGGCGCGAGGCGCGGCGCCATGCGGAGCGCGAGGGTCGCGACGCCTCGCTGGCGCGCGTGCTGGAGGCCGAGGCCTCCGACGAGGCGACCTCCCCGCGCGAGGCCGGCCTGGCGCTGTGCGCGCTGGCCCGCCTGCTCTCGGGGCCGCTGGACGACGCCGCCGAGGCGCGCGCGCGTCTCCTGGCGGCGCGGCGGCGCGGCGGGGACGACCCGATCGTGCTCGACACCCTGGCCGCGCTGCACGAGGAGCGGGGCGAGTGGGAGCTGGCGGCCGAGGCGCTCCGCGCGCGCGCCGCTACCCAGGCCGGCACCCCCGGCGAGGTGGTGGAGCTCGTGGCCGGCCACCTGCGGCTGGCCGAGATCTGCGAGGAGCGGCTCGCCCGCGCCGACGGCGCGGTCGCCGGCTACCGGGCGGTGCTGGCGCTCGCCCCCGGGCACCGCGGCGCGCTCGCCGCGCTGGGCCGGCTCTTCGCCCGGGCCGAGGACTGGGAGCATCTGCTCGAGACGTTCCTCGCCGAGCGCGACGCCGCCGCCGACCCCCGCGAGAAGGCGCACCGGGCGTTCAAGGCGGGCGAGGTCCTGGAGGAGCGGCTGGCCCGGCCGGACGAGGCGGTCGAGCGCTACCGTGAGGCGCTGGCGCAGGACCCCGCGCTGTGCGCCGCGCGCCAGGGCCTCGAGCGCCTGTACGCCTCGCTCGGGCGCCACGCGGACCTGGCGGCCCTCCTCGAGGATGGGCTCGAGGGCACCGCCGCCCCCGAGGAGCGGATCGCCCTGCTCATCCGGCTGGCGCGGCTGCACGAGGACCGGCTGGCCGACCCGGGCACCGCCGCGCGCGCCTGGGAGCGCGTGCTCGAGCTCGCGCCGCAGCACGCGGTGGCGCTGCGCGCCCTCTCCGGCCTCTACGACCGGATCGGCCGCTTCGCGGACCTCGTGCAGGTGAACGAGCGCCTCCTCGGCACGACCCAGGACCCGCGCGCCGCGATCGCCCTCCTGCAGCGGACCGCCGAGGCCCAGGAGGAGCCGCTCGCGGATCCCGACGCCGCCCGGCTGACCCTGGAGCGGATCCTCGCGCTCGACCCGTCGCACCGCCCCGCGCTGCGCGCGCTCGGCCGGCTCTACGCGCGGAGCGGCCGCTGGACGGAGCTCGTGCGCATGTGCCGCGCCGAGGCGGAGGTGGCGCCGTCGGCCGCGGCGGCCGCCGACCTCCAGTTCCGCGCCGCCGAGATCCTGGAGCGGCAGCTCGGGGACGAGGCCGAGGCCCTGGCCGGCTACCGCGAGGTGCTCACGCTCGCGCCCGAGCACCTCGGCGCCCTGGCGGCCCTGGCCCGGCTCCACCGCGCCCGCGGCGCCTGGGAGAGCCTGGTGGAGGTGCTGCGCGCCCAGGCGGCGGTCCGCGGCGCGCCCGAGCGACGCGCGGAGCTCCTGGCCGACGTGGCCGACCTGTGGGAGACCCGGCTCGCCGAGCCCGCGCACGCGGTAGAGGTCCACCTCGAGGCGCTGGCGGAGGTCCCCGCTTACGCGCGCTCGCTCCGCGCGCTCGACCGGCTCCTCGCCGCGGCGGGGCGGCACGGCGAGCTGGCGGCGCTCCTCCGCGCCCAGGCGGCGGCCGCCCACGGCCCCGCCCGCACCGCGGCGCTCTTGCGGGCGGCGCGGCTCCACGCCGAGCGCCTCGGAGACCGCGCGGCGGCGCTCGACGCCTGCCGGGCGGCGCTGGCCTCCGCGCCGGAAGATCCCTCCGCGCGCCTCCTCGCCGCCGAGCTCGAGGGCCTGAGCGGCGTCGCCGCCCTGGGCGCTTCGGGTGACGACCTCCAGGCCGGCCTGCGCGCCGCCGAGGAGCACGAGGCCGCGGGGCGGCTGGAGCAGGCGGCCGAGGTCCTCCACCGGACGCTGGTGGCGAACCCCGGCGCCCTGCCGGCGGTCTGCGCGCTGGCGCGGGTGGCCACGCGCCGCGGCGAGCTGGCCGAGGCGCGCAACGCGCTCCGCAGCCAGGCCGCCCTGCTCGCCGACGACGGCGCGGCGGCGGCCGCGCTCGACGAGGCGGGCGAGCTGTCGCGGCGCCTCGGCGATCCGGCCGGCGCCGCGGCGGACTGGACCGCCGCCCTGGCGCGCGCGCCGGCGCGGGCCGAGGCGGGCGCGCGGCTCGCGGCCCTGCTGCGCGAAGCGGCCGACCCCGCCGCGCTCCTGGGTGGTGAGGAGCGGGCGTTCGAGGCGGCCGGCGCGGCCGCCCTGGCGGCCCCGGAGCGGGGCGAGGCCTTCGAGGTCCGCGCGCGCCTGCACGCCGCGGCCGGCCGGCACGCCGAGGCGGCCCGCGATCTCACCACCTTCCTCGGGCTGGGCGGACCGGCGCCGCAGCTCGAGGCCGCCCACCTCGAGCTCGCCGCGCTGTACGACGGCCCCCTCGCCGACCCGGCGCGGGCGGTGAGCCACCTGCAGGCGGTGCTGGCATCCGCCCCCGGCGACGCCTCCGCGCTGCAGCGCCTGGCGGCGCTGCACGCGCGCGCCGAGAACTGGCCGGGCGCCGCGGACGCGCTGCGGCGCCTGCTCGCCCTGCCCGACCTCGCCGCGCCGGAGCGCTGCACGCACCTCCTGGCGCTGGCCGAGCTCCGCGCGACCCGCTTCGGGGATCTCGCCGCGGCGCGCGCCCTCTACGAGGAGGCGCGCCGGCTCGCGCCCGACGACGGCCGCGCGGCGGCCGCGCTCGCCGAGCAGGAGGCGCCGGGCGAGCCCGTCGCGCCCGCCGTCGCGCAGGCGGGTCCCGCCGCCGGCGCGCTCCTCGAGGAGCAGCGCCGCCTGCTCGCCCAGGATCCCGGCCGCGTCGAGAGCTGGCGCGCCCTCTTCCGCCTCTTCCACGCCGCGCGGGCGGTCGACAGCGCGTTCGTGGTGGCGGGGGTGCTCCGGTTCCTGCAGCCCTCCGAGCCCGAGCCCGGCGGCGCGCCCGCGGCCGAGCGCGCGCCGCCGGCGCAGGCGCCGGCCCCCGGGCGAGCGCTCTCCGAGGCCGACTGGGCGCGCCTGCGCCATCCCGCCGATCGCGGGCCGCTGTCGGAGATCCTGGCGCTCGCCGCCGACGCCCTCTGCGAGGTGGCGCAGCTCCCGGCTCCCTCCCGCGGCCGCGAGCGCCCCCCGGCCGCGCTCGAGCGCCTGGTCGAGGAGACCTGCCGCGCCCTGGCCCTGCGGCCGTTCCCGCTCCGCGCGGGAGGCGAAGGCGCCGGGCTGACCCTGCTGCCCGGCGAGCCGGTGGTGGCCTTCGCCGGCCCGGAGCTGACGGCCCGCT
This Anaeromyxobacter diazotrophicus DNA region includes the following protein-coding sequences:
- a CDS encoding acyl-CoA desaturase; translation: MSDAARAPRSPDRIHWLKSAPFFAVHAVAVATLVAGPFSWKLVALAAGSYALRMFGITAGYHRYFAHRSYKTGRAFQLALAFLGGTCTQKGALWWAAHHRHHHRYSDQPEDIHSPLQRGFWWSHAGWILCTRYDETRLDHIKDFARYPELRWLDRFHVVPPIAYAALLLALGGMPALLWGYFVSTTFLWHGTFLVNSLAHVIGRRRYDTADGSRNSLLIALATLGEGWHNNHHHYQSTANQGWFWWEIDVTWYALRALAALGVVRELRTPPAAVQARTAVPAAPAAAAAEPGASA
- a CDS encoding c-type cytochrome yields the protein MRTRLALAVALLACSGGRPFVTRGEPVVTFEGKVEKGPAVLGTTDLESLARRAFEAVPPGGERVRFEGLALAPLLGDTLEVERGADTVVFRGEGGRAAAVPLVSVRQLKPVLADQAGDAPIGAWRREAAPLQLAWPNLDAPGIDSDPRLRWWWLGGVRRVELVSWLATYGKALRVPPGASDAARLGADVLATSCLGCHRLHGAGGTRGPALGAGLVKGDPSAVTARLRLHLQRTSAGAGAPELTPAAVGQVIAFLRAVELAARPDEDIKEPESVEAPPPVLPRR